The nucleotide sequence TATTAATATCATCATCGTAATTTGTAATGATAATTTTATCAGTTTTTATTTTAACATTTCGTTTACCTATGTCAGACGCATCCCTTAATCTGCCATTATCTGCAGTTAATGAATGTGCAGCGTCTTTTTTTATAGAATGCGGATCTTTTTTTATGATATTAAAATAAGGGTAAGGTATTTCGATATTATTTTTCTTAAATTCTTCAACTACAGCGATCCTGACTTCGCTGGCTGCAAGAAAGTTATCTGTTTCATTTTCAGTCCAGATAGTGGTTTCCAGAAGCAGCGAACGCTCATTAAATCCCATGAAATAAACATCACCATAGCCATCAAGATCTTTATTTTTTTCATTATTGGGAAGTGTGTAAGGACAATATTTTACTACTTCACGGATAAGATGAATTGCAAGTCTTATATCGGAATCATAAGCAACTTCAAATTTCAGAAAAGTACCACGGAGGTTAGACTGATTAAAACTTGAATTCAGGATTATTTTTTCATTAATTAAACTGTTTGGGATTATATAACATATATTGTCCATGGTTTTGAGAACAACATGCCGCATGGTCATGTCTTCAACAACACAAGGCTTGTCAATATCAGACAAAATAACACGATCCTTTAGGTTAAAGGGATGATAAATACTGATCATCAGACCTGCAAGAAGATCCTGTAGGATATCTTTTCCAATGATACCTAAGAGTGCAGTCAGGAGAATTGAACTTCTGAATAAAAGACCATATATGTTATCCAGACCCTTAAAACCTGTCAGCGCAAAAACAATTGCTAAAATTAAAATAATGCCTTTAACTACCCGCCTGAAGAACTTTATATGGATTTTGTTTTTTTTATTATCGAGTTTGTCAAAAATAAGATCATTAAAGCGAAGAAAGATAATTCCAACAATAACTGCAATAATAATATATAAAACGTGAGTATTTAATGTAATTATATTGAAAAAATTCATATTAATGTATCCCCTCTTTATGCATTTATATGATTTGAAAATATTAAATTAAGCTCATATTGTTTTAATTTTATTTTATCAAAAACTTTTTTTAAGTAAAGCATTTAATAAAAAACTAACAGTATACAGTGACTTGTGGATTCCCGTATTGTACCTATAAAAAAATTTGCTTTTAATAATGTGTGTTATAATTTTATTGTTCGTAATATATTCAAATTTTTTGGGGGAGTATGAGGAAAATAATCTTTATAACCTGCATTTCAATTTTTTCGGCAATTGTGCTTTCTGCATGCAGTGCAGAAAAGAGCACAGAAAAGAACAGTGATATAACTCAGAATAATTCTGAAACAACTGAAGCTGTAGTGACAGACAGCACTGAAGAGGTAAAAGAAGATATGTGAGGAAAGCGAACAGATTTATGCTTATCGCAGATCTAATGATTCGGGAACAGCAACTATTTTTGTTAACTTTACCGGAGAAAATGCAGAGTTTGACAGTTCATTGATATCTGATGGATCACAATTGATCTCTTCTTATGGAGATGAGGGAGAAAAAGGAACTCTCAGACCTTATGAGTCAGTAATATATTGTAGCTATTGATCATAAAATTTTATAAACTATGTGACATTCGTCTATTGTATCTTAAAAATAATCGGATATAATATTTTAGGAGATTAAAATATGAAAGGTTGGTAAAGAGATGAGATTAGGAGCATTGGAAGCAGGCGGAACTAAAATGGTCTGCGCTATATGTGATGAGGCGGGAAACGTAAGTGATCGTGTATCGATACCTACAACTACACCGGCTGAAACTATGCCACAGCTTGTTGAATATTTCAAGGATAAAAATGTAGACTGTCTTGGAATCGCATGCTTTGGCCCCATAGATTTAAGAGAGGATTCAGCTACTTACGGCTACATAACCACTACACCTAAGCCGGGCTGGGCAAATACCGATGTTGTCGGAGCATTTAAGGATATGAATGTACCGATAGGCTTTGATGTTGATGTAAACGGTTCAGTACTTGGAGAAGTAACTTTCGGAATTGGAAAGAGCAAGAAGCACGTTATTTACA is from Lachnospiraceae bacterium C1.1 and encodes:
- a CDS encoding mechanosensitive ion channel family protein encodes the protein MNFFNIITLNTHVLYIIIAVIVGIIFLRFNDLIFDKLDNKKNKIHIKFFRRVVKGIILILAIVFALTGFKGLDNIYGLLFRSSILLTALLGIIGKDILQDLLAGLMISIYHPFNLKDRVILSDIDKPCVVEDMTMRHVVLKTMDNICYIIPNSLINEKIILNSSFNQSNLRGTFLKFEVAYDSDIRLAIHLIREVVKYCPYTLPNNEKNKDLDGYGDVYFMGFNERSLLLETTIWTENETDNFLAASEVRIAVVEEFKKNNIEIPYPYFNIIKKDPHSIKKDAAHSLTADNGRLRDASDIGKRNVKIKTDKIIITNYDDDINSCFEKVDNFVSYFSVSNKNSIKIRLIVEELYIFTRDLFNNQDCEFWISGNSNYVKIHYLIKNTLFDYSITKSLKELSAENDMTMEFTDKIKYSVYSSLKNIEKNMNYHDIWRFNDDTTNTNNKDLEKILLLELCDDIHINTKNKDVHIIAEKIL